A single genomic interval of Pan paniscus chromosome 18, NHGRI_mPanPan1-v2.0_pri, whole genome shotgun sequence harbors:
- the BBS2 gene encoding Bardet-Biedl syndrome 2 protein isoform X3, with product MLLPVFTLKLRHKISPRMVAIGRYDGTHPCLAAATQTGKVFIHNPHTRNQHVSASRVFQSPLESDVSLLNINQAVSCLTAGVLNPELGYDALLVGTQTNLLAYDVYNNSDLFYREATDGANAIVLGTLGDISSPLAIIGGNCALQGFNHEGSDLFWTVTGDNVNSLALCDFDGDGKKELLVGSEDFDIRVFKEDEIVAEMTETEIVTSLCPMYGSRFGYALSNGTVGVYDKTSRYWRIKSKNHAMSIHAFDLNSDGVNELITGWSNGKVDARSDRTGEVIFKDNFSSAIAGVVEGDYRMDGHIQLICCSVDGEIRGYLPGTAEMRGNLMDTSAEQDLIRELSQKKQNLLLELRNYEENTKAELASPLNEADGHRGIIPANTRLHTTLSVSLGNETQTAHTELRISTSNDTIIRAVLIFAEGIFTGESHVVHPSIHNLSSSICIPIVPPKDVPVDLHLKAFVGYRSSTQFHVFELTRQLPRFSMYALTSLDPASEPISYVNFTIAERAQRVVVWLGQNFLLPEDTHIQNAPFQVCFTSLRNGGHLHIKIKLSGEITINTDDIDLAGDIIQSMASFFAIEDLQVEADFPVYFEELRKVLVKVDEYHSVHQKLSADMADHSNLIRSLLVGAEDARLMRDMCSVVQHIFRADSS from the exons ATGCTGCTGCCTGTGTTCACCCTGAAACTGCGCCACAAAATCAGCCCCCGAATGGTGGCCATAGGGCGCTACGACGGGACTCACCCGTGCCTGGCGGCCGCCACCCAAACGGGCAAG GTTTTTATTCATAATCCTCATACACGGAACCAGCATGTCAGTGCATCCAGGGTCTTCCAGAGCCCCCTGGAATCTGATGTTTCTCTTCTCAACATTAACCAGGCAGTCAGCTGTCTGACTGCAGGCGTATTGAACCCTGAGCTTGGCTATGATGCCCTTTTAGTGGGGACACAGACTAATCTTTTGGCTTATGATGTCTACAATAATTCGGATTTGTTCTACAGAGAGGCAA CAGATGGGGCAAATGCAATTGTGCTGGGGACATTGGGAGACATTTCTTCCCCTCTTGCGATTATTGGTGGCAATTGTGCTCTGCAAGGTTTCAATCATGAAGGAAGTGATCTCTTTTGGACG GTTACTGGAGACAATGTTAATTCCTTGGCCTTGTGTGACTTTGATGGTGATGGAAAGAAAGAG CTTCTTGTTGGATCTGAGGATTTTGATATCCGAGTTTTTAAGGAAGATGAGATTGTGGCAGAAATGACAGAAACAGAG ATAGTCACCTCTCTTTGTCCCATGTATGGCAGTCGATTTGGTTATGCCCTTTCCAATGGCACAGTTGGAGTTTATGACAAAACATCCCGATACTGGAGAATTAAA tCGAAAAATCATGCCATGAGCATTCATGCTTTTGACCTTAATTCTGATGGAGTGAATGAACTGATAACTGGTTGGTCCAATGGGAAG GTTGATGCTCGAAGTGACCGAACTGGGGAGGTCATCTTTAAGGACAATTTTTCTTCTGCAATTGCCGGTGTGGTAGAGGGAGATTACCGGATGGATGGCCACATACAGTTAATCTGCTGCTCAGTGGATGGGGAAA TCCGGGGCTACCTGCCTGGCACGGCTGAGATGAGGGGGAACCTCATGGACACCAGTGCAGAGCAGGACCTGATCCGAGAGCTGAGTCAGAAGAAGCAGAATCTGTTGCTGGAACTCCGTAACTATGAGGAAAACACCAAG GCTGAATTGGCCAGTCCACTGAACGAGGCTGATGGGCATCGGGGCATAATCCCAGCCAATACCAGGCTCCACACCACGCTCTCAGTCAGCCTGGGGAATGAGACCCAAACTGCTCATACAGAATTACGCATTTCCACTTCTAATG ACACCATCATCCGAGCAGTATTGATTTTTGCAGAGGGAATTTTTACAGGTGAAAGCCACGTGGTACATCCCAGCATTCACAACCTCTCCAGTTCCATCTGCATCCCTATTGTGCCTCCCAAAGATGTCCCTGTGGATCTGCACTTGAAGGCATTCGTGGGTTACAGAAGCAG CACCCAGTTTCATGTATTTGAATTGACAAGACAGCTCCCTCGATTCTCCATGTATGCGCTGACCAGCCTGGACCCTGCCAGTGAGCCAATCAGTTATGTTAACTTTACCATTGCAGAACGGGCACAGAGG GTTGTTGTATGGCTCGGTCAGAACTTTCTGTTACCAGAAGACACTCACATTCAGAATGCTCCATTTCAAGTGTGTTTCACATCTTTACGGAATGGTGGCCACctgcatataaaaataaaacttagtgGAGAG atcACTATAAATACTGATGATATTGATTTGGCTGGTGATATCATCCAGTCAATGGCATCATTTTTTGCTATTGAAGACCTTCAAGTAGAAGCGGATTTTCCTGTCTATTTTGAGGAATTACGAAAGGTGCTAGTTAAG GTGGATGAATATCATTCAGTGCATCAGAAGCTCAGTGCTGATATGGCTGATCATTCTAATTTGATCCGAAGTTTGCTGGTCGGAGCTGAGGATGCTCGTCTGATGAGGGACAT